The genomic stretch CGGTGCAGACCTTCGATCTGTCCTCGGCGCTGGGGCTTCCCGCGGGGAAGAAGCAGGCGCCCGAGACGGACATCGAAGCGGCGACGCCCCTGCCTCCCCTCTCCTTCTGGATGACGTCGCATGGGCGCAAGAGCTCCGGGAAGCTCGACACCAACCGCTTCCGCTTCTTCGCCACCCGCACCTCCGAGGACGGCAAGGACGTGCGGCTCGAGGGCAAGCCGTACACGCGCCTGCTGGACGAGCTGCTCGCCGCGCCCCAGCTCGCGCCGTTCGGCCTCGCCCCGGCCTCCCAGAAGGCGCCCAAGGAGGAAGGCGGGCTCAACATCGAGGGCCTGACGGTGATGGAGGATGGGAAGTCCTTCCTGATCGGCTTCCGCAATCCCCGGCCCCAGGGCAAGGCGCTCGCCGTCACGCTGCTCAATCCGCTGGAGCTGCTCCAGGGCAAGCCCGCGCGACTGGGCCCCGCGCTGTTGCTGGACCTGGGGGGCCAGGGCATCCGGTCCATGTCACGGTGGAGGGGCCGCTACCTCATCATCGGAGGCTCCGCGTCCGGCAGCGAGGGCTCGCGCCTGTTCGTCTGGGACGGGAAGGCGGAGCGACCCACGGTCGTCACCGGCGCCGACTTCACCGGTCTCAACCCCGAGGCCTTCGTCTCGTACGAGGACAAGGACGAAATCCTCGTGCTCAGCGATGACGGGACCCACCTGATCGACGGGGTGGAGTGCAAGCGCTTGAAGGATTCGGCCTCCAAGCGGTTCCGGGGAGTCTGGATCTCGCCTGCCACCACCCCTTGAGCCCGGAAGCACTCCGTTCCGGGTGCCAGGACACCACTCACGAACAACGGGGCGCCCCGCCGGAAGGAGGGAGCGCCCCGTGTGTGTGCCGCGCCTCAGGACGAACGGCGCCGACGCGCGGTGAGCACGAGGAAGAGGCCGCCGAGCAGGCTCAGGACCAGCGTCGGCTGTCCACCCGACGAGGCACAACCGCCTTGCGGCTCTCCTCCGGGCTCTCCCGGATTGCACGTCGCGGGAGGCGACTGGGTGTCGACCGTCCAGGTGAACTCCACGGGAGTGGGATCCACATTGCCCGCGCTGTCCTTCGCACGAACCTTGAGGGTGTGCGAACCGTCGCTCAGGTTCTTGAAGAGCGCCACCTGATCACAGTCCGTGAAACCAGCGGCGGCGTTGTCGAGTTGGCACTCGAAGCGCGTGGCGCCCGTGGGCGAGCCGAACTCGAACACCGAGTGGCGGGAGGAATGAACCTGCTGCGGGTGTTCGGCGATAGTGGTGTCCGAGATGTTCGCGTTCACTCTGAAGGAAATCTTCGCCGAACGAGTTCCGACGTTGCCAGCAGGATCCATGGCGGTTGCACTCACGGAATGATCTCCATCACTGAGTCCGAGAGGTTTATTGAACGTCCAATTCCCCGCCGCATCCGCGACCACGGAGCCCGCGCTCTGGGCGTTATCGTCAATGAAGACATTGATGGTACTGGAAGGCTCGTTGGTCGTCCCCTGGATGCTGGGATCCGCCGTATGAACCACCTCACCGCTCGAAGGCACCGAGATAGCCACGGTAGGCGGAGTCATTTCAATGGTCCAGGAGTAGCAGGCAGGATTTCCCGCCTGCCCGCTGCTATCCACGGCAAAGACGCAGAAATTATGGGTGCCTGCTTTAAGGTTACCGTACGACAATGGGCTGCGGCAACCGAATGGACCATCGGTGTCAACCGTGCATCTGAAGGACGTAGCAGCGGATAGCGCGGAAAACTCGAACCTGGCCGTCGTCTGATTGGTTTGTTCAGGAGGCTTGGTATCAATTCTCGTCTCTGGACCCGCCAGCAAGCTGTCAGGCGCCGCCATCACGACAGCCGGACAGAAAGCCACCATCAACATCATCAAAGCAATACGCGTCCTCATATTCTCCATCCTCACGGGAATGTGGTGCCCGCCCCTCTCCGAGCGAGCGGTAATCAGGGAGCACCAGTCCCTGTCTCACTGGTGCCCAAGTGCGGCGTAATACAAAACAACTCGTGACTCAACAGCGGCGACGCCTCACCCCGAAAAGGGCCAGCAGACCCCAGAGCAGCACCGGAGAAGGAACCGCACCACCAGCCGAACAAGTCAACCCGCCGCCACTTTCGATAATGTCGATGACATCCTCGGGAACATAGACGGAGAAAGACACACCAGGCGAGCGATCTTTACTTTTGTTGCCAAGTTCGTCCTCCGCTTGCGCCTCGACGGTATACTCGCCCGGCGCCAGCGCGGGGGAAGGCTTGAACGTCCACGCTCCATCAACTCCAGCCAGAGCGATGCCACTCTCCACGCCGTTGATGAACACATGCACCTGGCCCTTGGATACGGATTTGCCAGAAATGGTAAGGCTTTCTGTCGCCACGCGACTGTCCTTCTCGGGCGCTAGAATCTCCGGGAATGCCGGCAGTTCGACGAGCACCTCCCATTCGTACACGGCGGGAGTGAGATCCTCGTTGCCATCGAGCCATGCACGCACCCGCAGAGTGTGGAGACCATTCTTGAGCTTTGAATACTCCTGCTCACTCTCACATGAAGTCCACGGATGATCTGGATTGCTCAAGTCAGGATCGAGCTGACACTTGAATTCAACATCATTCTTCCTGACCTCGGGCACATTCGGCGCGGAGAAAACGAAATTCGCGATTCCCGACTTATAGGGACTGGGCGGCCCGCTGACGATCTCTGTCTCCGGGCGAAAAGTATTCACCACGAAGGAGATGATCGAAGTCTCCTTCTTGCGCTTGGCCCAATCAACAATCTGGGCCTTCAGCGTGTGAGCCCCCTCACTCAGTGGAGTCTGGGCCACGAATATCCAGCTTCCATTGTCTGGATTGGACACTGTCGTCTGCGCTGAAGTGCTGCCATCAAAAAACAGGGACACCGTGGCCCCTGGTTCGGAGGAATCGCCCTCGACAACAACATACCGGGTATTCGACATCCCATTGGGCGCCGGCTTCCTGATGACAATCTCAGGATCGGACGTATCGACGGTCCAGGAGTATTCGACCGGAACCTTCTCGATATTCCCCAAGGAATCCACCGCTTGGACACGGAAGGTCTGTTTTCCTTCGGAAAGATTTGAATAACTCATGCTTCCAACCGTTCCGCAGCGTTCGAATCCGCCACCATTTTTGGTACTCAACGAACACAGATAATAATCAATATTTGTCTTGTCCGACTTGAATGTAAAATCAGCTTTTGTCTCAATCGTAAGAGGAGCCGGGAACCCCGTAAGCGTGGTAACCGGAGGTGTGAAATCCACCGTCCATCGAAAGGACTTACTCTCTCCCACGTTTCCCAAATAATCGATGGCCGCCACGGTGAAGGTATGTGGACCCTGCCCAAGGGACTCATACGTCTTGGGAGACGTGCACTCTCCAGGAGACTCATTATCGAGAGTACATCGAAATTTGACGGCCTGCTGTTCATCCGCCGACTCCTTGAACACAAAGGATGCGCGTTGGGAGTTGGTTGCACTATTGGGCGTCGAATTGATCACCACGCCGGGACCAGTCTTGTCGACACGCCACGTATGGCTTTTGCTGTCGGAAGAATTTCCCGCCTTATCCTTGGCAACGACCGAGAATTTATGAAGACCTTCAATCAACCCACTATAGGTTTTTG from Cystobacter ferrugineus encodes the following:
- a CDS encoding Ig-like domain-containing protein is translated as MRTRIALMMLMVAFCPAVVMAAPDSLLAGPETRIDTKPPEQTNQTTARFEFSALSAATSFRCTVDTDGPFGCRSPLSYGNLKAGTHNFCVFAVDSSGQAGNPACYSWTIEMTPPTVAISVPSSGEVVHTADPSIQGTTNEPSSTINVFIDDNAQSAGSVVADAAGNWTFNKPLGLSDGDHSVSATAMDPAGNVGTRSAKISFRVNANISDTTIAEHPQQVHSSRHSVFEFGSPTGATRFECQLDNAAAGFTDCDQVALFKNLSDGSHTLKVRAKDSAGNVDPTPVEFTWTVDTQSPPATCNPGEPGGEPQGGCASSGGQPTLVLSLLGGLFLVLTARRRRSS
- a CDS encoding DUF3616 domain-containing protein yields the protein MFTTSLLLTTFLGAAPATPTPPPSPPATRKVVTFEGTCDASGAVELKGGLFLVGDDENNVLRVYDGNTGGPPVQTFDLSSALGLPAGKKQAPETDIEAATPLPPLSFWMTSHGRKSSGKLDTNRFRFFATRTSEDGKDVRLEGKPYTRLLDELLAAPQLAPFGLAPASQKAPKEEGGLNIEGLTVMEDGKSFLIGFRNPRPQGKALAVTLLNPLELLQGKPARLGPALLLDLGGQGIRSMSRWRGRYLIIGGSASGSEGSRLFVWDGKAERPTVVTGADFTGLNPEAFVSYEDKDEILVLSDDGTHLIDGVECKRLKDSASKRFRGVWISPATTP